A region from the Streptomyces lydicus genome encodes:
- a CDS encoding DMT family transporter, which produces MDSSPPRADEEASSLSCPAPRSSPDADPHASPDADPQATPDADPQATPDAAHQATPDADPEVDIRRGGAGAPQRPCTTRPRLDWRVRFGLLALVWGLSFLFVKISGEVYAPLQVSWGRVAFGAAALLAVLAARRQPLPRAGSLWAHLAVAGLFLNAVPFTLFAYSEERISSALAGICNATTPLFTLLVAVSALPGERPHRNQLAGMALGFAGVLVVFGIWNGADGGDPAGVGMALGAAASMGAGWVYVRRFLTGHGHSALSLAAAQLTAGAAELALVTPFLTTAPTTFPAAPTLSLLILGALGTGAAFLMQYGLVRDAGVTLASMVTYLVPVISTLAGVAVLHEPLNWHQPVGAVVILAGAALSQRTGRTAVPRGPDSRLGTRSNGTRRNGSPEERCTR; this is translated from the coding sequence ATGGACTCGTCTCCCCCCAGGGCCGACGAGGAGGCCTCCTCCTTGTCCTGCCCCGCCCCCCGTTCCTCTCCCGACGCCGATCCCCACGCCTCTCCTGACGCCGATCCCCAGGCCACTCCTGACGCCGATCCCCAGGCCACTCCCGATGCCGCCCACCAGGCCACTCCCGATGCCGATCCCGAAGTCGACATCCGCCGAGGCGGTGCCGGCGCTCCGCAACGCCCCTGCACCACCCGTCCGCGTCTCGACTGGCGGGTGCGCTTCGGCCTCCTTGCGCTGGTCTGGGGCCTGAGCTTCCTCTTCGTCAAGATCAGCGGGGAGGTGTACGCGCCGCTCCAGGTGTCCTGGGGACGCGTCGCCTTCGGCGCGGCCGCCCTGCTCGCCGTCCTCGCGGCCCGACGGCAGCCGCTTCCCCGGGCCGGGTCCCTGTGGGCCCATCTCGCGGTGGCCGGGCTCTTCCTGAACGCCGTCCCGTTTACGCTCTTCGCCTACTCCGAGGAGCGGATCAGCTCCGCGCTCGCCGGCATCTGCAACGCCACCACCCCTCTGTTCACGCTGCTGGTCGCGGTCAGCGCGCTGCCGGGGGAGCGACCCCACCGCAACCAGCTGGCCGGTATGGCCCTCGGCTTCGCGGGAGTGCTGGTGGTCTTCGGCATCTGGAACGGTGCCGACGGGGGCGACCCGGCGGGTGTGGGCATGGCCCTGGGGGCAGCCGCGAGCATGGGCGCGGGATGGGTGTATGTCCGCCGCTTTCTCACCGGTCACGGCCATTCCGCGCTCTCCTTGGCGGCGGCCCAACTGACCGCGGGCGCCGCAGAGCTCGCCTTGGTCACACCTTTCCTCACCACCGCGCCCACGACCTTCCCGGCCGCACCGACGCTCTCCCTCCTGATCCTGGGTGCGCTGGGCACGGGAGCGGCGTTCCTGATGCAGTACGGCCTGGTACGGGACGCCGGCGTCACCCTGGCGTCGATGGTGACCTATCTGGTCCCCGTCATCTCCACGCTGGCGGGCGTCGCCGTCCTGCACGAGCCGCTGAACTGGCACCAGCCGGTGGGCGCCGTCGTCATCCTGGCCGGTGCGGCCCTTTCGCAGCGCACGGGGCGTACGGCAGTCCCGCGCGGGCCGGACAGCCGACTCGGCACCCGCAGCAACGGCACCCGCCGCAACGGCAGCCCCGAAGAAAGGTGCACACGATGA
- a CDS encoding GNAT family N-acetyltransferase produces the protein MKIAVDDLSGPEIARFLQEHVQQMRSLTPLESKHALDLDSLRKPGITFWSVSDGDDLVGCGALKRLDAGHAELKSMRTRPARQRSGVASLLLEHIIAEARRMRFTRLSLETGAAGFFLPARRLYEKFGFRECAPFADYRPDRNSTFMTRAL, from the coding sequence ATGAAGATCGCGGTGGACGACCTCTCCGGACCGGAGATCGCCCGGTTCCTCCAGGAGCACGTCCAGCAGATGCGGTCCCTCACGCCGCTGGAGAGCAAGCACGCCCTCGACCTCGACAGCCTCCGCAAGCCCGGCATCACGTTCTGGTCGGTCTCGGACGGCGACGACCTGGTGGGCTGCGGCGCGCTCAAAAGGCTGGACGCGGGGCACGCCGAGCTGAAGTCGATGCGTACCCGGCCGGCGCGGCAGCGGAGCGGGGTCGCCTCCCTGCTGCTGGAGCACATCATCGCCGAGGCCCGGCGGATGCGCTTCACCCGGCTGAGTCTGGAGACCGGCGCGGCCGGGTTCTTCCTGCCCGCCCGGCGGCTGTACGAGAAATTCGGGTTCCGGGAGTGCGCACCGTTCGCGGACTACCGGCCCGATCGGAACAGTACGTTCATGACGAGGGCGCTGTAA
- a CDS encoding SUKH-3 domain-containing protein: MPSDAVLNQVDHFLAEAGWYPGRDEADRVAALTQFVISDLAAHGCAVSLFPAAESFLRSYGFLDVTFPYSPGRTEHFNTCARYCAGEAEEITELSEELQRPVFPVGWDKIEGGLAVIDPAERMFCIHHTGFSYMGVGIREAIAALYVGGLQHDVLTAPSS; the protein is encoded by the coding sequence GTGCCAAGTGACGCAGTACTCAACCAGGTTGACCATTTTCTCGCCGAAGCGGGATGGTACCCGGGGCGCGACGAGGCGGACCGGGTCGCCGCATTGACGCAGTTCGTGATCTCCGACCTGGCTGCTCACGGCTGTGCCGTTTCGCTCTTTCCCGCCGCCGAGTCCTTCCTGCGCTCCTACGGGTTCCTGGACGTGACCTTCCCTTACTCCCCGGGCCGCACGGAACACTTCAACACCTGCGCCAGATACTGCGCCGGTGAGGCCGAAGAGATCACCGAACTCTCCGAGGAACTGCAGCGGCCCGTCTTCCCCGTCGGCTGGGACAAGATCGAAGGGGGCCTCGCCGTCATCGACCCGGCGGAGCGCATGTTCTGCATCCACCACACCGGGTTCTCCTACATGGGAGTCGGCATCAGAGAGGCGATTGCCGCCCTGTACGTCGGGGGCCTGCAGCACGACGTGCTTACAGCGCCCTCGTCATGA
- a CDS encoding LamG domain-containing protein, translating into MTRRWSLITTIAVLTVALGFVVTQLVRGQGAEGAEGAGKEQAGGKSAGTGPSSGGGSLRGIGWWPLHRSGTAKAGEHDAVVNAGGQWTDGPEGGALRLDGKSGYADTGSRLDTAGKDYSVAARVRLTPEDLNGFHTVLSQDGDQASTFYLQYSGQDQNFAFSFTGARTVAEKAEQPRAGRWYHLTGTYRQKDHRMRIYVDGRLAGSRAAVGRVKPTGDVVVGRAKFGGKAADHWKGDVSDVHLYDRELTPGEVSSLSSHEPD; encoded by the coding sequence ATGACGCGCAGATGGTCGCTCATCACCACGATTGCCGTACTGACCGTCGCGCTGGGCTTTGTCGTCACCCAACTGGTGCGCGGCCAGGGGGCCGAAGGGGCCGAGGGCGCCGGGAAGGAGCAGGCCGGGGGGAAGTCGGCCGGGACGGGCCCGAGTTCCGGGGGCGGGTCGCTGCGTGGCATCGGGTGGTGGCCGCTGCACCGGTCCGGTACCGCGAAGGCGGGTGAGCACGATGCCGTCGTCAATGCCGGCGGGCAGTGGACCGACGGTCCCGAGGGCGGTGCCCTGCGGCTGGACGGCAAGAGCGGATACGCGGACACCGGCTCCCGGCTCGACACGGCCGGCAAGGACTACTCGGTCGCCGCGCGGGTGCGGCTGACCCCCGAGGACCTGAACGGCTTCCACACCGTGCTGTCCCAGGACGGCGACCAGGCCAGCACGTTCTACCTCCAGTACTCCGGACAGGACCAGAACTTCGCCTTCAGTTTCACCGGCGCCCGTACCGTCGCGGAGAAGGCCGAGCAGCCGCGGGCCGGCCGCTGGTACCACCTCACCGGCACGTACCGCCAGAAGGACCACCGGATGCGGATCTATGTGGACGGCCGGCTGGCGGGGAGCAGGGCGGCCGTCGGCAGGGTGAAGCCCACCGGCGACGTGGTGGTCGGACGCGCCAAGTTCGGCGGCAAGGCGGCCGATCACTGGAAGGGCGATGTCTCCGATGTGCACCTCTACGACCGGGAGCTGACGCCCGGTGAGGTGAGCTCGCTTTCCTCCCACGAACCGGACTGA
- a CDS encoding sigma-70 family RNA polymerase sigma factor — protein MRPHTPELHPHAAELRPDDFLRALYQFHGSALLQFAARRLGGDWHRAEDVLQEVAIRAWRHAGDLDPTADSVRPWLFTVLRNLVIDGHRARQARPPEAGDPELAHLPVSDEVDHILTSQVLIEALRDLRPPQREVLLHVHYLGRSVNQTARVLGVPPGTVKSRTFYAARALREALRSRGLQAGGRDRAAG, from the coding sequence ATCCGCCCCCACACCCCAGAGCTCCACCCCCACGCCGCGGAGCTCCGTCCGGACGACTTCCTCAGAGCGCTCTACCAGTTCCACGGCAGCGCGCTGCTGCAGTTCGCCGCGCGGCGGCTGGGGGGCGACTGGCACCGTGCCGAGGACGTCCTCCAGGAAGTCGCGATCCGCGCCTGGCGCCACGCCGGGGACCTCGACCCGACCGCGGATTCGGTGCGGCCGTGGCTGTTCACCGTGCTGCGCAACCTCGTCATCGACGGCCACCGGGCCCGCCAGGCGAGACCACCGGAGGCCGGCGACCCGGAACTCGCCCACCTCCCGGTGTCCGACGAGGTGGACCACATCCTCACCTCCCAGGTGCTGATCGAGGCGCTGCGGGACCTGCGGCCGCCGCAGCGCGAGGTCCTGCTGCACGTGCACTACCTGGGGCGCAGCGTCAACCAGACGGCCCGGGTCCTCGGTGTGCCGCCGGGCACGGTCAAGTCCCGTACGTTCTACGCCGCCCGGGCCCTGCGGGAGGCGCTGCGCAGCCGCGGGCTGCAGGCGGGCGGCCGGGACCGGGCCGCCGGATGA
- a CDS encoding FtsK/SpoIIIE domain-containing protein yields MLTVVEGDGDAFDVHLDADPDTPVGAVAQALAGAGGVHRPPEGLGLYAGDRLLPADMRLRDAPLRHAAVVGLGRPAGAASAEPDGLVEIRAVGGTGAGTVHRLDIGEYRIGLAHDGTAQVLRAVPDRPCAVLTVGPGGRCRVAPDASAAPDAGPPQLDREELAGATAWPAGAQLLVGGCLLELALPQRPDAAVQLSEDGTGWDYNRPPRLRPAQNATRFTLPSPPATPAARPLPWITAAAPLVMAGVGALAFGRMQMLFFGLLSPVVIVGNFLMSRRNGRQSHSDEVAAYEEKKRRIEGDAEQALTAERTARRRGFPDPAEVVLTAVGPRRRLWERRTSDADFLELRIGTADLPSDVVLTDPTKDEHRRQDPWTAYDVPVTVPLREHDVLGIAGEGPAARAVARWAVAQAAVLHSPRDLQIHLLTTGGPGRDGWSWLRWLPHVRKKSGDTPASIGYGTETCARRVAELTTLIAERAGREDRQSRSAGPDVLVVLDGARRLRSLPGVAQILRDGPSVGVRAVCLDAEERLLPEECHAVVAEEPGGTVRVGRSGRGTVGGIRPDVVSLDWCRSLARAMGPMRDPGGDDEGAAVLPGSARLLDVLALDPPQSAGIRARWTAGGRSTRAAVGVSLDGPFYLDLKRDGPHGLVAGTTGSGKSELLQTLVASLAVANRPDAMTFVLVDYKGGSAFKDCVDLPHTVGMVTDLDAHLVERALVSLTAELTRREHILAAAGAKDIEDYIDLLEREPAAGRTPMPRLLIVIDEFASMVRDLPDFVKGLVNIAQRGRSLGIHLILATQRPSGVVSSEIRANTNLRIALRVTDAGESQDVLNSGEAASISQSTPGRAYVRLGQNSLVPFQSGRVGGRRPGAAAASLPTPWAVAVGWERLGEPLPARPRAAAAPAEVETDLTGLVEAIRAADREMGIPAQHSPWLPPLPEVLVTGELPPPPPSDYDLAPVAYGVVDLPAQQARQALVIDPATLGHLHLIGSPRQGRSQTLRTIAGVTALAHSADKLHMYGIDCGNGALLPIEGLPHCGAITQRTQPDRVARLLARLTAELGRRQEMLAARGSADLAELRRALPESERPPHILLFIDRWEVFDKQLGEYDSGNLLNAVLTLLRDGASVGIHLVMTGDRALFSSRVNGSTEDKLVLKLNEKSEYGQIGITQRNVPDEIPPGRAFRAADKAEVQIALLTQNPEGQAQAAALQQIAEKCRQRAAQLPAATRPFRVDTLPDRLTWEQAMQYVPRPLTSARWALSGVGGDELTAVGPDFSITPTFLVSGPARSGRSTVLATLAMSLLSVRTPIVIGAPARSPLRRLAGRPGVLAVFDEADIDPTALEQALASAPKGAVVILDDADLLLKSKAESVLTPIAKSGAETGRGLVIAGQTDRLSSGFSGWHTEARRNRCGLLLKPQNMSDGELIGVKVPRSRLGASRPGRAILHLGDGVLRTVQVPETVLPKPGS; encoded by the coding sequence ATGTTGACCGTGGTCGAGGGGGACGGTGACGCGTTCGACGTCCACCTCGACGCCGACCCCGACACGCCCGTGGGGGCCGTCGCCCAGGCGCTGGCCGGGGCGGGCGGCGTCCACCGGCCACCGGAGGGCCTTGGCCTGTACGCCGGCGACCGGCTGCTGCCCGCCGATATGCGGCTGCGGGACGCGCCGCTGCGCCACGCGGCCGTCGTGGGCCTGGGCCGCCCGGCCGGTGCCGCGTCGGCCGAACCGGACGGGCTGGTGGAGATCCGCGCGGTCGGCGGGACCGGGGCGGGCACGGTGCACCGGCTCGACATCGGCGAGTACCGGATCGGACTGGCGCACGACGGGACCGCCCAGGTGCTGCGCGCCGTCCCGGACCGGCCGTGCGCCGTCCTGACGGTGGGCCCCGGGGGACGCTGCCGGGTGGCCCCCGACGCGTCGGCCGCGCCGGACGCCGGCCCCCCGCAACTGGACCGCGAAGAGCTTGCCGGGGCCACCGCCTGGCCGGCCGGCGCCCAGCTCCTGGTCGGCGGCTGCCTGCTCGAACTCGCCCTCCCGCAGCGGCCGGACGCGGCCGTGCAACTGTCGGAGGACGGCACCGGCTGGGACTACAACCGGCCGCCGCGGCTGCGGCCGGCCCAGAACGCCACCCGCTTCACCCTGCCCTCCCCGCCCGCGACGCCCGCCGCCCGGCCGCTCCCGTGGATCACCGCGGCCGCCCCGCTGGTGATGGCGGGGGTCGGGGCGCTGGCCTTCGGCCGGATGCAGATGCTGTTCTTCGGGCTGCTCTCCCCGGTCGTGATCGTCGGCAACTTCCTGATGAGCCGGCGCAACGGACGCCAGTCGCACTCCGACGAGGTCGCCGCCTACGAGGAGAAGAAGCGGCGCATCGAGGGCGACGCGGAGCAGGCCCTGACGGCCGAACGCACCGCCCGGCGCCGTGGCTTCCCTGACCCGGCCGAGGTCGTCCTGACCGCCGTCGGCCCCCGGCGCCGCCTGTGGGAGCGCCGTACCTCGGACGCCGACTTCCTGGAACTGCGCATCGGGACCGCCGACCTGCCCTCCGACGTGGTGCTGACGGACCCGACCAAGGACGAGCACCGCCGCCAGGACCCGTGGACCGCGTACGACGTCCCGGTGACCGTTCCGCTGCGCGAGCACGACGTCCTGGGCATCGCCGGCGAGGGCCCGGCCGCGCGCGCCGTGGCCCGGTGGGCGGTCGCCCAGGCCGCCGTCCTGCACAGCCCGCGTGACCTCCAGATCCACCTGCTGACGACCGGCGGCCCGGGCCGGGACGGCTGGTCCTGGCTGCGCTGGCTGCCGCATGTGCGCAAGAAGTCCGGCGACACCCCGGCGAGCATCGGCTACGGCACCGAGACCTGCGCCCGGCGGGTCGCCGAACTGACCACGCTGATCGCTGAGCGCGCCGGACGGGAGGACCGGCAGAGCCGGAGTGCCGGGCCCGATGTGCTGGTCGTCCTCGACGGGGCCCGCAGGCTCCGTTCGCTGCCCGGCGTGGCACAGATCCTGCGCGACGGGCCGTCCGTCGGCGTCCGCGCGGTCTGCCTGGACGCCGAGGAGCGGCTGCTGCCCGAGGAGTGCCACGCCGTCGTCGCCGAGGAGCCCGGCGGAACCGTCCGGGTGGGACGCTCCGGGCGGGGCACCGTCGGGGGCATCCGGCCCGACGTGGTGTCCCTGGACTGGTGCCGTTCGCTGGCGCGGGCGATGGGGCCGATGCGGGACCCGGGCGGGGACGACGAGGGGGCCGCGGTGCTCCCGGGCTCCGCGCGGCTGCTCGACGTCCTCGCCCTCGACCCGCCGCAGTCCGCCGGCATCCGGGCGCGCTGGACGGCCGGGGGCCGCTCGACCCGGGCGGCCGTCGGCGTCTCCCTGGACGGGCCGTTCTATCTGGACCTGAAGCGCGACGGCCCGCACGGGCTGGTCGCCGGCACCACCGGCTCCGGCAAGTCCGAACTCCTCCAGACGCTGGTCGCCTCGCTCGCGGTGGCGAACCGTCCGGACGCGATGACCTTTGTGCTCGTCGACTACAAGGGCGGCTCCGCGTTCAAGGACTGTGTGGACCTGCCGCACACCGTCGGCATGGTCACCGACCTCGATGCCCACCTCGTCGAGCGGGCGCTGGTGTCGCTGACGGCGGAACTCACCCGGCGCGAGCACATCCTCGCCGCGGCCGGCGCCAAGGACATCGAGGACTACATCGACCTGCTGGAGCGCGAGCCGGCGGCCGGCCGCACCCCGATGCCCCGGCTGCTGATCGTCATCGACGAGTTCGCCTCGATGGTGCGCGACCTGCCGGACTTCGTGAAGGGCCTGGTCAACATCGCGCAGCGGGGCCGCAGCCTCGGCATCCACCTGATCCTGGCGACGCAGCGCCCCAGCGGCGTCGTCTCCTCGGAGATCCGCGCCAACACCAACCTGCGCATCGCGCTGCGGGTGACGGACGCCGGCGAGAGCCAGGACGTCCTCAACTCCGGTGAGGCCGCCAGTATTTCGCAGAGCACCCCCGGCCGCGCCTATGTGCGCCTCGGCCAGAACTCCCTGGTGCCGTTCCAGTCGGGGCGGGTCGGCGGCCGGCGGCCCGGGGCCGCGGCGGCCTCGCTGCCGACGCCCTGGGCGGTGGCGGTCGGCTGGGAACGGCTCGGCGAGCCGCTGCCGGCGCGGCCGCGCGCCGCTGCCGCGCCCGCCGAGGTGGAGACCGACCTCACCGGCCTCGTCGAGGCGATCCGCGCCGCGGACCGCGAGATGGGCATTCCGGCGCAGCACAGCCCCTGGCTGCCGCCGCTGCCCGAGGTCCTCGTCACCGGCGAACTTCCCCCTCCCCCACCCTCGGACTATGACCTGGCGCCCGTCGCGTACGGCGTCGTGGACCTGCCCGCACAACAGGCCCGGCAGGCCCTGGTGATCGACCCGGCGACGCTCGGGCACCTGCACCTCATCGGCTCGCCCCGGCAGGGCAGGTCCCAGACGCTGCGCACCATCGCCGGCGTCACGGCCCTCGCCCACTCCGCCGACAAGCTGCACATGTACGGCATCGACTGCGGCAACGGCGCGCTGCTGCCCATCGAGGGCCTGCCGCACTGCGGGGCCATCACCCAGCGCACCCAACCCGACCGGGTGGCCCGGCTGCTCGCCCGGCTGACGGCGGAGCTGGGCCGACGTCAGGAGATGCTCGCCGCGCGCGGCAGCGCCGACCTGGCGGAGCTGCGCCGCGCTCTGCCGGAGTCCGAACGGCCGCCGCACATCCTGCTGTTCATCGACCGCTGGGAGGTCTTCGACAAGCAGCTGGGCGAGTACGACTCCGGGAACCTGCTGAACGCCGTGCTGACCCTGCTCCGGGACGGCGCGAGCGTCGGCATCCACCTGGTGATGACCGGTGACCGGGCGCTGTTCTCCAGCCGGGTCAACGGCTCCACCGAGGACAAGCTCGTACTCAAGCTGAACGAGAAGTCCGAGTACGGGCAGATCGGCATCACCCAGCGCAACGTGCCGGACGAGATCCCGCCGGGCCGCGCCTTCCGTGCCGCCGACAAGGCGGAGGTGCAGATCGCGCTTCTCACGCAGAACCCGGAGGGCCAGGCGCAGGCCGCGGCGCTCCAGCAGATCGCCGAGAAGTGCCGGCAGCGGGCGGCTCAGCTGCCGGCCGCCACCCGGCCGTTCCGCGTCGACACCCTGCCGGACCGGCTCACCTGGGAGCAGGCGATGCAGTACGTGCCGCGGCCGCTTACGTCCGCACGGTGGGCCCTGTCCGGTGTCGGCGGCGACGAACTCACCGCGGTCGGACCCGACTTCTCCATCACGCCGACGTTCCTCGTCTCCGGGCCCGCCCGCTCCGGGCGCAGCACCGTCCTGGCGACGCTGGCCATGTCGCTGCTCTCGGTCAGGACACCCATCGTCATCGGCGCGCCGGCCAGGTCGCCGCTGCGCCGGCTCGCCGGACGGCCCGGGGTCCTCGCGGTGTTCGACGAGGCCGACATCGACCCCACGGCCCTTGAGCAGGCGCTGGCCTCCGCGCCGAAGGGCGCCGTGGTGATCCTGGACGACGCCGACCTGTTGCTGAAGTCGAAGGCGGAGTCCGTCCTCACGCCGATCGCCAAGTCCGGTGCCGAGACCGGCCGGGGCCTGGTGATCGCCGGGCAGACCGACCGGCTCTCCTCCGGCTTCTCCGGCTGGCACACCGAGGCCCGCCGCAACCGCTGCGGTCTGCTGCTGAAGCCGCAGAACATGAGCGACGGCGAACTGATCGGCGTCAAGGTGCCCCGCAGCCGGCTGGGCGCGTCCCGCCCGGGCCGGGCGATCCTGCACCTGGGCGACGGGGTGCTGCGGACGGTTCAGGTCCCGGAGACGGTCCTGCCGAAGCCCGGCAGCTGA
- a CDS encoding DUF308 domain-containing protein: MTRPPVSDWEDVFGFSDDPTPGDAELLGRLARSYRSVADDAGDALPLLSGLEDNQAGEGKSMDKLRDKLGDLTEQVRKLHSSYDQAAGALDTYAHSLLDVQHKADKALEDGREAKGRLKSATEVVKAAGADIGRLDAAHHPPDDHEARASTRRALDEARAEQSSAQRHSDDAQGDLDAARALAEDARQVREEEASVAARALDDAKEESVEGYSLWDKIKKAFSLALGIISGVLGVLAMLVPGLQGVGLALSIAGFVTGATAFGINMSMSAEKGEFNVLGIVLSSIGLFLGGGAVLKGVGSIAKSVTSAVKVGGARGGISKISSGFNQFRGEFKKIPEAAGKVPRNIWISGKDFKKLPTDIVNAVKGIGSKIDDLAFLAKAARNPAGAVSSVLQNVLANGFRFPASSLRLPTLDGLRGLTHAWTRTDVAGFALGVVGLGYGPLAYTGHTTPPVHDDSYLPGTP; encoded by the coding sequence ATGACGCGTCCGCCGGTGTCCGACTGGGAGGACGTGTTCGGGTTCTCGGACGATCCGACCCCGGGCGATGCGGAGCTGCTCGGCAGACTCGCGCGCAGCTACCGCTCGGTGGCCGACGACGCGGGGGACGCCCTGCCCCTGCTCTCCGGGCTGGAGGACAACCAGGCCGGCGAGGGCAAGTCCATGGACAAGCTCCGGGACAAGCTCGGTGATCTGACCGAGCAGGTCCGCAAGCTGCACAGCTCCTATGACCAGGCGGCCGGTGCGCTCGACACGTACGCGCACTCGCTGCTCGACGTGCAGCACAAGGCCGACAAGGCGCTGGAGGACGGCCGGGAGGCCAAGGGGCGGCTGAAGTCGGCCACCGAGGTGGTGAAGGCCGCCGGCGCGGACATCGGCCGGCTGGACGCCGCGCACCATCCGCCGGACGACCACGAGGCCCGTGCGAGCACCCGCCGCGCGCTGGACGAGGCGCGCGCCGAGCAGTCCTCGGCGCAGCGGCACTCCGACGACGCGCAGGGGGATCTGGACGCCGCCCGGGCGCTCGCCGAGGACGCGCGGCAGGTGCGCGAGGAGGAGGCCTCCGTCGCGGCCCGTGCGCTGGACGACGCCAAGGAGGAGTCTGTCGAGGGCTACAGCCTCTGGGACAAGATCAAGAAGGCGTTCAGCCTCGCCCTGGGCATCATCAGCGGGGTGCTGGGCGTGCTGGCCATGCTGGTGCCCGGTCTGCAGGGCGTCGGACTCGCCCTGTCCATCGCCGGCTTCGTCACCGGCGCGACGGCGTTCGGGATCAACATGTCCATGAGCGCGGAGAAGGGCGAGTTCAACGTCCTCGGCATCGTGCTGAGCAGCATCGGGCTGTTCCTCGGCGGCGGCGCCGTTCTCAAGGGCGTCGGTTCGATCGCCAAGTCGGTCACGTCCGCGGTCAAGGTGGGCGGGGCGCGCGGCGGCATCAGCAAGATCAGCAGCGGGTTCAACCAGTTCCGGGGCGAGTTCAAGAAGATTCCCGAGGCCGCGGGGAAGGTCCCCAGGAACATCTGGATCTCCGGCAAGGACTTCAAGAAGCTCCCCACCGACATCGTCAACGCGGTGAAGGGGATCGGATCCAAGATCGACGATCTCGCGTTCCTCGCCAAGGCGGCGCGGAACCCGGCCGGTGCGGTGAGCTCGGTGCTGCAGAACGTCCTGGCGAACGGCTTCCGGTTCCCCGCGTCGTCCCTAAGGCTGCCGACCCTGGACGGCCTGCGGGGCCTCACCCACGCCTGGACCCGCACGGACGTGGCCGGCTTCGCCCTGGGCGTGGTCGGCCTGGGCTACGGGCCGCTGGCCTACACCGGTCACACCACCCCGCCGGTGCACGACGACAGCTACCTGCCCGGCACTCCCTGA